From the Octadecabacter antarcticus 307 genome, one window contains:
- the prfB gene encoding peptide chain release factor 2 — translation MRAEIQTIVVEIEKSLSLLAQRMEWDTASHRLEEFNARVEDPTLWDDPEAAQKLMRDRQSLVDAIASYEVIKQELSDHIELIEMGEMEDDSDIVTEAEEALKVLAAKAAKKELEALLNGEADANDTFLEINSGAGGTEACDWAAMLARMYIRWAERKGYKVDLQSESAGEEVGIKSASYKISGHNAYGWLKSESGVHRLVRISPFDSAAKRHTSFTSVKVYPVVDDNIEIEVNPSDIRIDTYRSSGAGGQHVNTTDSAVRITHAPTGIVVTSSEKSQHQNRDIAMKALKSRLYQIELDKRSALVNEVHENAGDAGWGNQIRSYVLQPYQMVKDLRTRHETSDTQGVLDGDLDAFMGATLAMDVSGKSRADANAED, via the coding sequence ATGCGCGCTGAAATTCAAACGATCGTTGTTGAAATTGAAAAAAGCTTGTCGCTGCTGGCGCAGCGAATGGAGTGGGACACGGCGTCCCACCGCCTTGAAGAATTCAACGCGCGGGTTGAAGATCCGACGCTGTGGGACGACCCAGAGGCCGCGCAAAAGTTGATGCGTGATCGCCAGTCGTTGGTCGATGCCATCGCAAGCTATGAGGTCATCAAACAAGAGCTGTCGGATCATATTGAGCTGATCGAGATGGGCGAGATGGAGGACGACTCGGACATTGTCACCGAGGCTGAGGAAGCGCTCAAGGTCCTAGCGGCGAAGGCGGCCAAGAAAGAGCTCGAAGCCCTGCTAAACGGCGAAGCGGACGCCAATGACACCTTCCTTGAGATTAATTCAGGCGCTGGCGGCACCGAAGCCTGCGACTGGGCCGCGATGTTGGCACGGATGTATATCCGTTGGGCCGAGCGCAAGGGCTACAAGGTAGACCTACAATCTGAGTCGGCAGGCGAAGAAGTTGGCATTAAATCGGCGTCCTATAAGATCAGCGGTCATAACGCCTATGGGTGGTTGAAGTCTGAAAGTGGTGTACATCGATTGGTGCGGATTTCACCGTTTGACAGCGCAGCCAAGCGGCACACGTCGTTTACATCTGTGAAAGTCTACCCTGTTGTTGATGATAACATCGAGATCGAGGTCAATCCGTCCGACATTCGCATCGACACCTACCGATCGTCCGGTGCTGGCGGTCAGCATGTGAACACAACCGATTCCGCGGTGCGGATCACTCATGCGCCGACGGGAATTGTTGTGACGTCATCCGAGAAATCACAACACCAGAACCGCGATATTGCGATGAAAGCGTTGAAGAGCCGATTGTATCAGATTGAGCTGGATAAGCGCTCAGCACTGGTCAACGAGGTCCATGAGAACGCAGGCGATGCAGGGTGGGGCAACCAAATCCGGTCCTATGTGTTGCAGCCCTATCAGATGGTCAAAGATCTGCGCACCCGCCATGAAACGTCAGACACGCAAGGTGTGTTGGACGGCGATTTGGACGCGTTCATGGGCGCAACACTGGCGATGGACGTCAGTGGCAAAAGCCGTGCGGATGCCAACGCCGAGGATTGA
- a CDS encoding penicillin-binding protein 1A produces MLRFIFSFFGGIFSTLTLGAGMAALTLGAIFYMYGRNLPTYETLANYQPKTISRVYSGEGQVIDEFIEEQRLFTPIEGIPDLVVHAFISAEDKEFFEHDGYSVTAILSAARDFITTGGQTVRGGSTITQQVAKGLLLDGSRTIERKVQEIILAPRLEAVLGKQGVLEVYLNEIFLGQNSYGVTAAARTYFNKTLSELTPGEAAYLASVTRRPSDMHPVRNRDVALFRRNNTLREMFENGYISETNYETEEDLPLLSVQGGDFPSYQVERPDRDYFTAAIANEVEGLFPDQEMGSAGLSIRATVDEELQAAARDALQRQLETYDRGIGRWRGTGLTIPVEMLSDEEQWRAVLRSAPIIRTISLESQWFPAVVLDVDETEMRMGIEGWVAGDEDPIVPRGDIEWMRGSFADNFDAGDVVHVRRLTQDSDGAFIRWTLRQVPEVQGAFMAMDVNTGRVLAMQGGFGYEIVISELNRAYAQRQPGSAFKPFVFAAALDSGYTPATVVVDAPVEVSAGGEIWRPQNYSNQFYGPTPLRTGIEQSRNVMTVRLAQEVGMRVIAEYAERFGVYDNMTAFLSASLGSEETTLYRLVAAYAMFANGGERVEPTLVDRVQDRFGDTIYRHDQRICAECSDATLEQGRGPRIVSDRERVMNAVTAYQLTSMLEGVVIRGTARGAVNLPVPIAGKTGTTNDEKDAWFVGFSSNIVAGCYIGFDTPRPMGRGGSGGALCAPVFNAFMETAIAKYGGGAFAVPDECMFINIDRFTGARLPDGVSGSNVVRECFRIGEEPIFGITFDGGFAMAADLPLFEEARPRDAVSVTTSDGNTATINSNASFGSLSSGGLY; encoded by the coding sequence ATCCTGCGTTTCATCTTTTCGTTCTTTGGCGGCATTTTTTCGACGCTGACGCTTGGTGCTGGAATGGCCGCCCTGACACTGGGTGCGATTTTCTACATGTATGGCAGAAACTTGCCAACCTATGAGACATTGGCAAATTATCAGCCCAAGACGATCAGCCGCGTGTATTCCGGCGAAGGCCAGGTGATTGATGAATTTATCGAAGAACAGAGATTGTTCACACCGATCGAAGGAATTCCTGATCTTGTTGTGCATGCTTTCATCAGTGCAGAGGACAAAGAGTTCTTTGAACATGACGGCTATTCTGTAACTGCCATTCTGTCTGCGGCCCGTGATTTTATCACGACGGGAGGGCAGACGGTTCGCGGTGGTTCAACAATTACGCAGCAAGTTGCCAAAGGATTGTTGTTGGATGGATCGCGGACAATTGAGCGCAAAGTGCAAGAAATTATCCTCGCGCCTCGGCTTGAAGCGGTTTTGGGCAAGCAAGGCGTCTTAGAAGTGTACCTGAACGAGATTTTTCTCGGGCAGAATTCCTATGGCGTGACAGCAGCGGCGCGTACCTATTTCAACAAGACGCTCAGCGAATTGACGCCGGGCGAAGCGGCTTATCTGGCGTCCGTGACGCGGCGACCCTCGGATATGCACCCCGTACGCAACCGAGATGTTGCGTTGTTTCGCCGAAACAACACCCTGCGTGAGATGTTTGAAAACGGATACATATCTGAGACCAATTATGAAACAGAAGAGGACCTGCCCTTGCTATCCGTGCAAGGCGGCGATTTTCCGAGCTACCAAGTAGAGCGTCCAGACCGCGATTATTTCACCGCCGCTATTGCAAACGAAGTCGAGGGGCTGTTCCCGGATCAAGAAATGGGCAGCGCCGGTTTGTCGATCCGTGCAACTGTGGACGAAGAACTGCAGGCGGCGGCGCGTGATGCGCTGCAGCGCCAGTTGGAAACCTATGATCGCGGCATTGGCCGCTGGCGGGGCACGGGGCTGACGATCCCTGTTGAGATGTTGTCAGACGAAGAACAATGGCGGGCTGTATTGCGAAGCGCACCTATTATTCGTACGATTTCGCTTGAAAGCCAGTGGTTTCCTGCGGTTGTGCTTGACGTGGACGAGACCGAGATGCGGATGGGCATCGAAGGTTGGGTTGCGGGCGATGAAGACCCCATCGTGCCGCGCGGTGACATTGAATGGATGCGCGGCAGTTTCGCGGACAATTTTGATGCGGGTGATGTGGTCCATGTGCGCCGGCTGACGCAAGACTCTGACGGCGCGTTTATTCGTTGGACACTGCGTCAAGTGCCAGAAGTGCAGGGCGCGTTTATGGCGATGGACGTCAACACGGGCCGCGTTCTGGCAATGCAGGGTGGGTTTGGCTATGAAATCGTTATTTCTGAGCTTAACCGTGCCTATGCACAGCGCCAGCCAGGCTCGGCGTTCAAGCCGTTCGTTTTTGCAGCAGCGTTGGATTCTGGCTACACGCCCGCCACGGTCGTGGTTGACGCCCCGGTTGAAGTGTCGGCTGGTGGTGAGATTTGGCGTCCGCAGAACTATTCCAACCAGTTTTACGGCCCTACACCGCTGCGCACCGGAATTGAGCAGTCGCGCAACGTGATGACAGTGCGTTTGGCGCAAGAGGTTGGGATGCGGGTTATTGCGGAATATGCCGAACGGTTTGGTGTATATGACAATATGACGGCATTTTTGTCAGCGTCCCTCGGGTCCGAGGAAACTACGCTGTACCGACTGGTCGCGGCCTATGCGATGTTCGCAAATGGTGGTGAGCGGGTGGAGCCGACGTTGGTTGACAGGGTGCAAGATCGCTTCGGCGATACAATTTATCGTCACGATCAAAGGATTTGCGCGGAATGTTCTGACGCGACCCTTGAACAGGGACGTGGCCCGCGCATCGTTTCGGATCGCGAACGTGTGATGAATGCGGTGACAGCGTATCAGTTGACGTCAATGTTGGAAGGCGTGGTTATTCGCGGCACTGCGCGTGGCGCGGTTAATCTACCGGTGCCGATTGCAGGCAAGACAGGCACCACTAACGACGAGAAAGATGCGTGGTTTGTCGGCTTTTCAAGCAATATTGTGGCCGGCTGCTACATCGGCTTTGACACCCCGCGCCCCATGGGACGTGGGGGGTCTGGCGGCGCGTTATGCGCCCCAGTGTTCAATGCGTTTATGGAGACGGCGATTGCGAAATACGGTGGCGGCGCGTTTGCAGTGCCCGATGAGTGCATGTTCATTAACATTGATCGCTTTACCGGTGCGCGCCTTCCGGATGGTGTGTCGGGCAGCAATGTTGTACGCGAATGTTTCCGTATTGGCGAAGAGCCTATCTTTGGCATCACCTTTGATGGTGGTTTTGCAATGGCGGCGGACCTGCCACTGTTTGAAGAAGCGCGTCCGCGTGATGCGGTCAGCGTCACGACGTCAGACGGTAATACGGCGACAATCAATTCCAACGCCAGTTTCGGGTCGCTGTCTTCGGGCGGGCTGTATTGA
- a CDS encoding class I SAM-dependent methyltransferase, with amino-acid sequence MRWFDYGACHGRCTTRPASTQRRHDSPISPADIITTYDRVAADYQSQRNRSLFEKPILDSMLGITPHNVSLRHLLDLVCGPGAPIATCLAKRGMAMTGGDGTAAMVDLFAQTLPNATAVHADMRTLDLGEKFDAILARNTLFPSKPNRPAGDVCNLCRPSCPQSLIDVHIRSLRQRCLGPGHRRTRLSHQP; translated from the coding sequence TTGCGCTGGTTCGATTACGGTGCGTGTCATGGCCGCTGCACGACCCGCCCTGCCAGCACACAGCGACGCCATGACAGCCCAATTAGCCCCGCAGACATCATCACAACCTATGACCGTGTCGCGGCTGATTATCAGTCTCAGCGCAATCGCAGCTTGTTTGAAAAACCTATATTGGACAGCATGTTAGGCATCACGCCGCACAATGTGTCGCTGCGCCACCTTCTTGATCTGGTCTGCGGCCCCGGTGCGCCAATCGCCACCTGTCTGGCCAAACGCGGTATGGCCATGACGGGGGGCGACGGGACCGCAGCGATGGTCGATCTGTTCGCGCAAACCCTGCCAAACGCCACCGCCGTTCACGCAGATATGAGAACCCTTGATCTGGGCGAAAAATTTGATGCCATCCTCGCGCGGAACACGCTTTTTCCATCTAAGCCAAACCGACCAGCGGGCGATGTTTGCAACCTTTGCCGCCCAAGCTGCCCCCAAAGCCTCATCGATGTTCACATCCGGTCACTGCGCCAGAGATGTCTGGGGCCAGGCCACAGGCGCACCCGTCTATCTCACCAGCCTTGA
- a CDS encoding N-acetylmuramoyl-L-alanine amidase, with amino-acid sequence MRFWGKAKLGVLALWLAFSTGLGAQELSGLARLDVAQSGAVDQFRRAEVALYLSQPVPYRVFTLEGPNRLVMDFREVDFRAVDEMAFTKSDWISGARFGALRPGWSRMILDLVDPVRVDQAGMTVNAVDGTAQIDVVLRAATQAGFAAAAGPPNDPDWAFLMAADPVFVAPQDDEGPLIIVIDPGHGGLDPGAEHANVQEADVMLALALELAAALGRIEGVQPAVTRADDTFVALQERLTLARGARADLFISLHADALEGLQATGASVYTLTDVAAEGASQRMAERHEGGDLLAGVDLRGQGDEVAMVLQDMLRVETAAAGERFADQLVQAMRDTGAVLNSRPRRQAELAVLNAADFPSVLLEVGFLSNNVDRARLTSPQGRAPIVAAVTLAVGRWAIQEAALAPLIKQ; translated from the coding sequence TTGAGGTTTTGGGGCAAAGCGAAATTAGGGGTTTTGGCGCTGTGGTTGGCGTTCTCAACGGGCCTTGGCGCGCAGGAGCTTTCAGGACTGGCGCGGCTGGATGTCGCGCAATCGGGCGCCGTTGATCAGTTTCGCCGCGCCGAGGTCGCTCTGTATTTGTCCCAGCCGGTGCCTTACCGCGTGTTTACTCTGGAGGGTCCGAATCGTTTGGTGATGGATTTTCGCGAGGTTGATTTTCGCGCCGTTGATGAAATGGCATTTACCAAAAGTGATTGGATTTCGGGCGCACGATTTGGGGCGCTACGTCCGGGGTGGAGCCGGATGATCCTTGATCTGGTGGACCCCGTCCGCGTCGATCAGGCGGGCATGACAGTGAACGCTGTTGACGGAACCGCGCAGATTGACGTTGTGTTGCGTGCTGCGACACAGGCGGGTTTTGCGGCGGCGGCAGGTCCGCCGAACGATCCCGATTGGGCGTTTCTGATGGCGGCGGATCCTGTATTTGTGGCACCACAAGACGACGAAGGGCCGTTGATTATTGTGATTGATCCTGGCCATGGCGGGCTTGATCCCGGCGCAGAACACGCCAATGTGCAAGAAGCTGACGTAATGCTGGCGTTGGCGCTGGAATTGGCTGCGGCATTGGGCCGGATTGAGGGCGTTCAGCCTGCTGTTACCCGGGCGGATGATACGTTTGTGGCGCTGCAAGAACGCCTGACATTGGCACGCGGCGCGCGCGCGGATTTGTTCATTTCGCTGCATGCAGATGCCTTGGAAGGTTTGCAGGCAACGGGCGCGTCGGTCTATACATTAACGGATGTTGCGGCTGAAGGCGCGTCCCAGCGGATGGCAGAACGTCATGAGGGCGGTGATTTACTGGCGGGCGTCGATCTGCGCGGGCAGGGCGATGAAGTCGCGATGGTATTGCAAGACATGTTGCGGGTCGAAACGGCGGCAGCGGGGGAGCGGTTTGCCGATCAGTTGGTTCAAGCGATGCGCGACACGGGCGCGGTTTTGAATTCGCGACCAAGGCGGCAGGCGGAACTGGCCGTTTTGAACGCGGCTGATTTTCCGTCCGTTTTGTTGGAGGTCGGATTTTTGTCCAATAACGTGGACCGCGCACGGCTGACCAGCCCGCAAGGGCGCGCGCCGATTGTGGCGGCGGTAACGCTGGCAGTTGGGCGTTGGGCAATCCAAGAAGCCGCGCTTGCGCCGCTGATCAAGCAGTAA